The DNA sequence gctggggcagcaccaCAGGCACTAACTAAAGGCATTGGGCAAAGCTGGtgttgcagcagctgccctgtggTTTTATGCTTATGTAGTTTGTGTATTTTGTCAGAGGGGCCACAGCCACTCACGTCCTGCTGCCTGTACCCCCCtggcccttcccttcccaagcaCCCACAGCGCCTTCACCCCTGTCTGCATAGGCAGCACATGCtgctgttttttcccccaggcagctgctgtttgGGAAGACCCCACTCAGAGCATCCTGCTGAGCCCACCCCCAGACCCAGTGGGCTGCCCCAGTGACCCCCAGCACTGAGGACCCTGTCCTGCCtagtgctgggctggagcagcttttggcagtgccagggagctTGTGCCACCACAGCCAGCCCACAGGAAGAGTGGGAGATGGATGTGGGGTCCCAGCCTCATTAGGTCCCCTCCGGCCCTGTTTCATCCATCTCCAGCCAGATGATGGCATGAGCCTCCCAGGTTGGCTCCTGCCTGTCACCATTAGGTCAGCAGCCCATGGCACACAAGTGTGACATTGCCACAGTCGTGGGGAACCCCAGCTGCAGAGACAATGTCCCTGAGGTGCCACACCAGGCCACCTCTGTGCAGCATCCTGTGGGAGCCTGACAGCCCTTCATGTGGTCCATGTGGGAGCTACTCACAGCCCCTGTCCATGGCCAGGGAGGTCCCCCACGCCGTCTCCATGGGACAGAGATCAATGTTTGCTCCACAACAAAGCTTTATCTGGAACCTTTACCCGTGTTTGCTCAGCCCCTCTGGCCATTGGGTGGCCAAGCCCTGGCTCCCCCCAGGACAAGGTACGCTCCCGCTGCCGGGACACGCGGCGCTGGCTCAGCACATactggcagaggggcagccaggccacagcacatccccaccCCACGGCCAGTGTCTGGCAATGGAGGCCAGCCATGGCACGGAGGAGCCCCCACTGCCTCTGGAGCTGTCCAGGTTCCAGATCTCCGAGGAGTTTGGCTTCTTGCTTCCCGATCCTCTGGTAGGAGCCTGCTGTGCCTCCCTCATCTacaggctgcaggaggcagggaggaaaaCGGGGATTGTGAGTGGCTTTCTAGGTGGGGGTTGGTTTAGCATTTTGCTGTAACGGTTTGCAAAGAGCGGTGAGGGAGGCAGGTGCTGTTTTGGCACAAGCAGTTTCATTAGGACAAATGCCTCACTGGAAAATTATGGAAGTGGCTGCAGCAAGTGACATGGGGGAGAGGAGAATGAGCTGTGCCATCTACACAGTGGCCTTGGCTTTACAGGATTTTGGGGACCACAAGAAGAGCAGTCCCTCTGCAGGTCTCCTGTGCCCAAAGTGGGGCCATTTAACTCTGGGCTGTCTCCACAGTGGGAGtgcacagggacagacagatCATGTTCATCATCCATTAATTTGTGACCACGCAGGCTCGTGTTACAGGAGAGGGAACCAGACACAAGCCATCAGCTGTGATGTTCAAGGCTGGGTGAGTGCTGGGCACGTTCACAGccctccctctgcttctctccaCCAAGACAGAGCTGCCGGCGCCCTTCAGCCCCTGGATGGAGATCGCCCAGGAACTGCCCCAGCTGATCGCGAGCAATCAGCTCCGCTCACGTGTTCACCAGGTACCGTGTTCTCCTTCCTGGCTCTGGAGCTTTCTCAAACCTTGGTCTGACACAGCAGCATCTGCAAAACGCGAAGAAAAGCAACCCGGCAGCGCCGACGTGTCCTGAGCCAGGACTGACACCAGGCGACAGCAAAGCCTTAATTAACATCGGCACTGAAATAACTCCCGCGGCAGatccagggatgcagcagccaGCGAGGGCTGGAGCAGGCGAGTAGGGAGCCCTCTAGGTGTCACAAGAGCCGCGTTTCATACCAGCCATGCACCCTGCCAAGGAGCCCAGGtcctccctgtgtcccccagccaggctggaccCCCCTGGCACATAGGGATCAGCACCAGGAAGAGGGATGCCTTTTTGAGGAAAATCCTGTGGAttactgtccctgccctgctcacaaACCAGCAAAAGTGGAGCAGGAGCGAATCCTGCAGgatgggtgggaagggaggctTGAAGGTAGGGAGAGGCACTTCAGAGGGTTCACCCCAGCTGGtggggcagctcccagccacGGGGGCCCTTGGCattgctggcactgccccttgCTCCCAAGGGTTTCCCTGGCAGATGCCGCAGCTCAGCACGCAGCACCTCCGGGGACATGAGGAGCTCCACTTGGCACACCTGGTGCTCAGCTTCATCACCATGGGCTACGTGTGGCAGGAGGGCGAGGAGGGCACCGTGCAGGTAAAGGCAATGCAGAGCACATGCACCTGCTCCTTGGGATCTGAGGCTGATGCTGCTCACATGGAACTCATCCCAGTGGAGCAAAGTCCctttcctgtggctgcagcaggagtctgtcccctcctgtctgGCTGGTGCCCACACGTGTTCACCTTTTATCACCTGACAGTGTCCCCATCTCCCCCTGTGCTTTGTGCCATTCAGGTCCTGCCCCGAAATCTTGCTGTCCCCTACTGGGAGGTCTCAGAGGCCCTGGGCCTCCCACCCATCCTCAGCCACGCAGACTTTGTGTTGGCCAACTGGAGGAGGAAGGACCCCAACGGGTAAATGGGCAAAGCGTGGCTCTTCCCGCGGTCGGGCAGCAGCAATGAGCAGGTGCTGGGACAGATGGTTCCCAAACTGCTCCTATTCTGCCAAAACCCCTTGAATCCCGCCATGGCTGAGGTGGGCCTCATGGGTGGACACAGAAACCCTGTGGGGACATGGGTGCTTCTGGGAGCACACCCTGGGAACAGCTCCTCTATTCCCTGCAAAGCACAGCCCATCACTGGAACAATTTATAAACAATTTATAAtgcctttctctttctctctctctcccttttcttgtaCATTTTGTTGGCCATAACTGAAATGCCTTCAGGCCTCTGGAAATTGAGTAAGTAGTTAAGatgctcattttttttctagcggtgttggttttgtttggattgACTCAgctctccagcactgcagggttcTGCTTAGGCTGAACCTCTCTTGATGTGCGTGCACAACAGAAACAGTGCTTTGTCTCACAAATGTCACTGCAAAGACAGCAAAGTGACTGCAGTgggctgctctgtccctgcagatcCAGCACCCAAGGGCCATGGAAAGGTCATGGAGGTGGTGGGTCTCTCTAaaccagagcagccctgctccccttttgctctgtgccagctcctctctgcctgTGGTGCAGATAAAaggctctgcagcctgggaggGTTTTGTTCCAAGGGCTCAGCAGGTCCTGTGTTGTGCAGGGAAATCCTGAGCCATAACCCCGCTAATCTCTCTCCTtggctgctctgtgcaggaACCTGGACACCATCATCAAACTGCCTGGTGGGGAGAGCCTGCGGGGCTTCATCCTCGTCACCCTCCTGGTTGAGAaggcagctg is a window from the Pithys albifrons albifrons isolate INPA30051 chromosome 29, PitAlb_v1, whole genome shotgun sequence genome containing:
- the IDO2 gene encoding indoleamine 2,3-dioxygenase 2 isoform X1 yields the protein MWSMWELLTAPVHGQGGPPRRLHGTEINVCSTTKLYLEPLPVFAQPLWPLGGQALAPPRTRYAPAAGTRGAGSAHTGRGAARPQHIPTPRPVSGNGGQPWHGGAPTASGAVQVPDLRGVWLLASRSSELPAPFSPWMEIAQELPQLIASNQLRSRVHQMPQLSTQHLRGHEELHLAHLVLSFITMGYVWQEGEEGTVQVLPRNLAVPYWEVSEALGLPPILSHADFVLANWRRKDPNGPLEIENLDTIIKLPGGESLRGFILVTLLVEKAAVPGIKAIIRALGAILQHDEETLHSALEELAGAIKAMGEALRRMHDYVDPAVFYAVIRIFLSGWKDNPAMPDGLIYEGVSEEPMAYSGGSAAQSTVLHAFDELLGIHHSEHSTSFLHRMRDYMPRPHRAFVEEIGRAPSLRQHVLSCGAVRLRTAFNRCVAALADFRSYHITIVTKYISVAAAKAKARRAEPGAGAGPALGKAPSALEAKGTGGSHIFSFLKSIRDTTREGMISV